A section of the Anabaena cylindrica PCC 7122 genome encodes:
- a CDS encoding NUDIX hydrolase: MPLGRELPQLLKQRLFHKGRKFDFEVNRLRLPNKSEGEWECIRHPGGALALPVTADGRLILVRQYRFAIQGRLLEFPAGTLEPNEDPLETVQREIEEETGYRAHKWDKLGEFFLAPGYSDEIIHAFLARDLEKLETPPPPEEDEDIEIVFFTPEELEKAILEGQPVDAKSIASFFLARSFLF, translated from the coding sequence ATGCCACTAGGTCGAGAATTACCACAGCTACTCAAGCAACGTTTGTTCCACAAAGGCCGCAAGTTTGATTTTGAAGTTAACCGCTTGCGTTTGCCCAACAAATCTGAAGGGGAATGGGAGTGTATTCGTCATCCAGGTGGCGCTCTAGCTTTACCCGTTACCGCAGATGGTAGGCTGATTCTTGTACGCCAATATCGTTTTGCCATTCAGGGAAGATTGTTAGAATTTCCAGCCGGTACTCTCGAACCAAATGAAGATCCCTTAGAGACGGTACAGAGAGAAATTGAGGAAGAAACAGGATACCGCGCTCACAAATGGGATAAACTGGGAGAATTTTTCCTAGCTCCCGGCTATTCCGATGAAATTATCCATGCTTTCCTGGCTAGAGATTTAGAAAAGCTGGAGACACCCCCCCCACCAGAAGAAGATGAAGATATCGAAATAGTATTTTTCACCCCGGAAGAACTAGAAAAAGCAATTCTTGAGGGACAACCTGTAGACGCTAAATCTATAGCCAGCTTTTTCTTAGCGCGTTCATTTTTGTTTTGA
- a CDS encoding sensor histidine kinase, with the protein MHLFYKLKFTPSQIVSVSVLLTLLLFIPQVLLNWQAFYNFNSMTKQEFNLQRLSDEITYFDEVLTMSARMNAATGNNIWEKRYRQFEPKLDFAIKEAIKLAPEAYKDQNAQKIDIANQKLVAMEYQSFDLVNKNQKQDAQQLLSSRKYEIQKQIYADGIAKRNQNISLGLQLKVAQYRQRMIWAIFGSIISLIVLVPVWFLVLRLLQEYVKAKKITQATLEETNYILEKQVAARTENLKQKNIQLQQTLQELQETQVQLIQTEKMSSLGQLVAGVAHEINNPVNFIYGNLIHVREYTQKLLTLINRYQQEYSNYNPEINNLIEEIELDFLIDDLPKIISSMEVGTERIREIVLSLRNFSRLDEAEMKPVNIHEGIDSTLLILQDLFKGQQKQQEIVIIKNYGNLPLIECYAGGLNQVFMNILINAIDALRQQEIDAYKDIKQHSSSIIIHTQVKNEDNVMISIKDNGTGIREKVKSKLFEPFFTTKPVGKGTGLGLSISYQIIVDKHKGKIEYVSEPGKGTEFLIEIPIRQIKLVNT; encoded by the coding sequence ATGCATTTATTTTATAAGCTTAAATTTACTCCTTCTCAAATAGTAAGTGTGTCGGTATTGCTGACATTACTATTGTTTATTCCTCAAGTCTTACTCAACTGGCAAGCATTTTATAACTTTAACAGTATGACAAAACAGGAATTTAACCTCCAAAGACTAAGTGATGAAATTACTTATTTTGATGAAGTATTAACCATGTCAGCCCGGATGAATGCTGCTACAGGTAATAATATTTGGGAAAAACGATATCGCCAATTTGAACCTAAACTTGATTTTGCGATTAAAGAAGCTATTAAACTAGCGCCTGAAGCATATAAAGATCAGAATGCTCAAAAAATTGATATTGCTAATCAGAAGTTAGTTGCAATGGAATATCAATCTTTTGATTTAGTTAATAAAAATCAAAAACAGGATGCACAGCAACTATTATCCAGTCGCAAATATGAAATTCAGAAACAGATTTATGCTGATGGTATTGCTAAGAGAAATCAGAATATATCACTGGGATTACAACTAAAAGTTGCCCAGTATCGCCAAAGAATGATTTGGGCTATTTTCGGCTCAATTATAAGTTTAATAGTACTTGTCCCAGTATGGTTTTTAGTATTACGTTTATTACAAGAATACGTAAAAGCTAAAAAAATTACTCAAGCTACTTTAGAAGAAACTAATTATATTTTAGAAAAGCAAGTTGCAGCCAGAACAGAAAATTTAAAACAGAAAAATATTCAATTACAACAGACACTACAAGAACTTCAGGAAACACAAGTACAACTGATTCAAACTGAAAAAATGTCTTCGCTAGGTCAGTTAGTAGCTGGTGTTGCTCATGAGATTAATAATCCTGTTAATTTTATTTATGGTAACTTAATACACGTTAGAGAATACACCCAAAAATTATTAACTTTGATTAACCGATACCAGCAAGAATATTCTAATTACAATCCAGAAATAAATAATTTGATTGAAGAAATAGAGTTAGATTTTCTTATTGATGATTTGCCCAAAATAATATCCTCAATGGAAGTTGGTACTGAACGTATCCGTGAGATTGTCTTAAGTTTAAGGAATTTTTCGCGTCTTGATGAAGCAGAAATGAAACCAGTTAATATTCATGAAGGAATTGATAGTACGCTGTTAATTTTGCAAGATCTTTTTAAAGGTCAGCAGAAACAGCAAGAAATTGTAATTATTAAAAACTATGGAAATTTGCCTCTTATTGAATGTTATGCTGGAGGATTAAATCAGGTATTTATGAATATTCTTATTAACGCTATTGATGCTTTACGCCAACAGGAAATAGATGCTTATAAAGATATTAAACAACACTCCAGTTCAATTATTATCCATACTCAAGTCAAAAATGAAGATAACGTAATGATTAGTATTAAAGATAATGGCACAGGAATAAGAGAAAAAGTTAAAAGTAAATTGTTTGAACCGTTCTTTACTACTAAACCTGTAGGTAAAGGTACTGGGTTAGGATTATCTATTAGTTACCAGATTATAGTAGATAAGCATAAGGGAAAGATCGAGTATGTTTCTGAACCTGGAAAGGGAACAGAATTTTTGATTGAGATTCCTATTCGGCAGATAAAGCTAGTAAATACATAA
- the murQ gene encoding N-acetylmuramic acid 6-phosphate etherase encodes MTNLQERGHLLTEQVNPNSLNLDQLNSLELVELFNNEDQKAVEAVAAAKVELAEAIERTAERLYQGGCLFYIGAGTSGRLGVLDAAECPPTFCTPPELVQGIIAGGAGALLRSSEGLEDLAEDGESAIAQRQITQLDVVVGITAGGTTPYVQGALKAARQRGAMTVFIACVPAEQVYFDADIDIRLLTGPEILAGSTRLKAGTATKLALNMLSTGVMVKLGKVYGNRMVDVAVTNQKLRDRALRILQDLTGLSREAAGFLLERSGTKVKLALLMQWTGLDKVAGEQLLFTHQGNLRAAVDSYKQDQHL; translated from the coding sequence ATGACAAACTTGCAGGAACGCGGGCATCTTCTAACAGAACAGGTAAATCCCAATAGTCTGAATTTAGACCAACTCAATTCTCTGGAATTGGTGGAATTATTTAATAACGAAGACCAAAAAGCTGTAGAAGCAGTTGCTGCGGCTAAAGTTGAGTTAGCAGAGGCGATTGAACGGACGGCAGAGCGTTTGTATCAGGGTGGATGTTTATTTTACATTGGAGCGGGTACTAGTGGACGATTAGGGGTGTTGGATGCGGCTGAATGTCCTCCAACGTTCTGCACACCTCCAGAGTTGGTACAGGGCATTATTGCTGGTGGTGCGGGGGCGTTGTTGCGTAGTTCTGAGGGTTTAGAAGACCTGGCTGAAGATGGTGAAAGTGCGATCGCACAACGTCAAATTACTCAACTCGATGTAGTCGTCGGTATCACCGCTGGGGGAACGACTCCCTATGTTCAAGGTGCTTTAAAAGCTGCCCGACAACGGGGGGCTATGACTGTTTTTATTGCCTGTGTTCCTGCTGAACAAGTTTATTTTGATGCTGATATTGATATTCGCTTGTTAACAGGCCCAGAAATCTTAGCTGGTTCAACTCGTTTGAAAGCTGGGACTGCGACTAAACTGGCTTTAAATATGCTTTCTACCGGGGTGATGGTGAAATTGGGTAAAGTGTATGGCAATCGGATGGTGGATGTTGCAGTTACAAATCAAAAATTACGCGATCGCGCTTTAAGAATTTTACAAGACCTCACCGGTTTAAGTCGAGAAGCTGCCGGTTTTTTACTAGAACGCAGTGGTACAAAAGTTAAACTAGCTTTGTTAATGCAGTGGACTGGTTTAGATAAAGTTGCCGGTGAACAACTGCTATTCACACATCAAGGTAATCTCCGTGCTGCCGTTGATAGTTACAAACAAGATCAACATCTTTGA
- a CDS encoding 16S rRNA (cytosine(967)-C(5))-methyltransferase: MTNPRQVAFIALKEVHKGAYADVALDRALQKFKLPDSDNETLRRDRRLTTELVYGCVRRQRTLDTLIDQIATKKAQQQPPDLRTILHLGFYQLRYQEKIPPSAAVNTTVELAKANGLTGLTGFINGLLRQYLRLGEKSSEPLKLPENSVERLGILYSFPDWIIEVWLAQLGFAETEKLCAWMNQTPTIDLRVNILRSSLKEVESAFQSAGVLVKRIPRLPQALRLIGSNGPIQNLPGFREGWWTIQDSSAQLVGHLLDPKPGEVVIDACAAPGGKTTHIAELMGDHGKIWACDKTASRLRKLQDNARRLNLQSIEIYTGDSCNLPQFYNQADRVLLDAPCSGLGTMHRHADARWRQTPESIQQLSLLQTKLLSHTSNFVKDNGVLVYATCTLHPAENEEVISRFLADHPHWQVEPPRQNLTATSSTPPGWLKIWPHQEDMDGFFMVRLRKTNNSE; encoded by the coding sequence ATGACAAACCCCCGTCAAGTAGCTTTTATCGCCTTAAAAGAGGTTCATAAAGGTGCTTATGCTGATGTTGCTTTAGATCGAGCGCTACAAAAGTTTAAGTTACCGGATAGCGATAACGAAACACTCCGTAGAGATCGCCGTTTAACGACAGAATTAGTTTATGGTTGTGTCAGAAGACAACGCACCCTAGATACTCTCATTGACCAAATCGCCACAAAAAAAGCCCAGCAACAACCACCAGACCTCCGCACAATCTTACATCTCGGTTTTTATCAACTGCGTTATCAAGAAAAAATTCCTCCTTCTGCTGCTGTTAATACCACCGTTGAGTTAGCAAAAGCAAACGGTTTAACTGGTTTAACCGGTTTTATAAATGGTCTTTTGCGCCAGTATTTGCGGCTTGGAGAAAAATCATCAGAACCGTTGAAATTACCCGAAAATTCAGTGGAACGATTGGGTATTTTATACAGTTTTCCTGATTGGATCATTGAAGTCTGGTTAGCACAATTGGGTTTTGCGGAAACAGAAAAACTCTGTGCATGGATGAATCAAACTCCAACTATTGATTTGCGTGTAAACATCCTTCGCAGTTCCCTAAAAGAGGTGGAATCAGCTTTTCAATCTGCTGGTGTTCTAGTCAAACGTATTCCCCGTTTACCCCAGGCTTTACGATTAATTGGCAGTAATGGCCCAATTCAAAATTTACCTGGATTCCGTGAAGGTTGGTGGACTATTCAAGATAGTAGCGCCCAATTAGTTGGTCATTTGCTAGATCCTAAACCCGGTGAAGTAGTGATTGATGCTTGTGCTGCACCAGGAGGTAAAACAACCCATATTGCTGAATTAATGGGAGATCATGGCAAAATTTGGGCGTGTGACAAGACTGCCTCCCGTCTTCGTAAACTCCAAGACAATGCTCGAAGGTTGAATTTACAATCTATTGAAATCTACACTGGTGATAGTTGCAATTTACCCCAATTTTACAATCAAGCTGACCGTGTATTACTAGATGCCCCATGCTCTGGTTTGGGAACTATGCATCGTCATGCTGATGCGCGTTGGCGACAAACACCAGAGTCTATCCAGCAACTTTCCCTGTTGCAAACAAAACTGCTATCACATACCTCAAATTTTGTCAAGGACAATGGGGTATTAGTTTATGCAACTTGTACATTACATCCTGCTGAAAATGAAGAAGTAATTTCCCGGTTTTTAGCTGATCATCCTCATTGGCAAGTTGAGCCTCCCCGTCAGAATTTAACTGCTACCTCTAGTACACCGCCAGGCTGGCTGAAAATTTGGCCTCATCAAGAGGACATGGATGGCTTTTTCATGGTGCGCTTAAGAAAAACCAATAATTCCGAGTGA
- a CDS encoding tetratricopeptide repeat protein yields MLLRLSFIVTSIIFWHLCSYATLAESKQPEQLDKFLPGPLEITTPDPLIRGSLEKQPLTLEERQKLETALDGLNQEAATALQEGDKVTAFDIWNRELRLRRFLGSLAEVQALSRVGAIAWQENERQQIKYITERLQVIEKQMLTQKSNDLELWRSLGEAYQNIRVPKLAVGAYQQILTLVQSQNNTTAELETLNTIGELHLSWFNYPQAATTYQELLKLANMQGDRLNQIGYLQQLVYIYQQGKQPQQAITALNQLAEIYTSENKLTQIPALKIAIAENYQSLTPENPNLLQEAFNKYQEAYVTAWQLQQYVTASKALQKLITLYRSQNQIDDALQTSQILVETEILATNFYGLMQAYDQIGQLHLEKKEDAKALAAFQKGLEIAQQLKYQETYFTQKIDTLLKSNS; encoded by the coding sequence ATGTTATTGCGTTTGAGTTTTATTGTTACCAGTATTATTTTCTGGCATCTGTGCAGTTACGCAACACTAGCAGAAAGTAAGCAGCCAGAACAACTGGATAAGTTTCTTCCTGGGCCATTAGAGATTACCACACCTGATCCACTGATTCGAGGTTCTCTAGAAAAACAACCATTAACCCTGGAGGAACGGCAAAAATTGGAGACGGCTTTAGATGGGTTAAATCAAGAAGCTGCAACGGCACTGCAAGAGGGGGATAAGGTAACAGCGTTTGATATTTGGAACCGGGAATTAAGACTGCGACGCTTTTTAGGTTCATTAGCTGAGGTGCAAGCATTATCAAGGGTGGGTGCGATCGCTTGGCAAGAAAATGAGCGTCAGCAGATAAAGTATATTACAGAACGGTTGCAGGTCATTGAAAAACAGATGCTGACTCAGAAAAGCAATGATTTAGAATTATGGCGATCGCTTGGTGAAGCTTACCAAAATATTCGTGTACCCAAATTGGCGGTAGGAGCTTATCAGCAGATTTTAACACTAGTGCAATCGCAAAATAACACTACTGCTGAACTAGAAACCCTGAATACCATTGGGGAATTGCATTTAAGTTGGTTTAATTATCCCCAAGCTGCAACAACTTACCAAGAACTGTTAAAATTGGCAAATATGCAGGGTGATAGGCTCAATCAAATAGGGTATTTGCAACAATTAGTTTATATTTATCAGCAAGGTAAACAGCCTCAACAAGCTATTACTGCACTAAATCAATTAGCAGAAATTTACACTAGTGAAAATAAACTTACCCAAATTCCTGCCTTAAAAATAGCAATAGCTGAAAATTACCAATCTTTAACGCCGGAAAATCCCAATTTACTACAAGAAGCCTTTAACAAATATCAAGAAGCTTATGTTACTGCTTGGCAATTACAACAATACGTTACTGCTAGTAAAGCGTTGCAAAAATTAATCACGCTTTACCGTTCCCAAAACCAAATTGACGATGCTTTGCAAACTAGTCAAATTCTTGTAGAAACAGAAATACTGGCTACCAATTTTTATGGCTTGATGCAAGCTTACGATCAAATAGGACAATTGCATTTAGAAAAAAAAGAAGATGCCAAAGCATTAGCAGCTTTTCAAAAAGGGTTGGAAATAGCTCAACAACTCAAATATCAAGAAACATACTTTACACAAAAGATTGATACCTTATTAAAGAGTAATTCATAA
- the psb35 gene encoding photosystem II assembly protein Psb35 — MNLLLQTAAPAAAGQHFPLAFTLVYVVGFIAAVTIGSIAWYNSKRPAGWESKDRPDFVPKVDKE; from the coding sequence ATGAATTTATTGCTTCAAACAGCAGCGCCAGCCGCAGCAGGACAACACTTTCCATTAGCTTTTACATTGGTGTATGTAGTTGGTTTTATTGCTGCTGTTACCATCGGTTCAATTGCTTGGTACAACTCGAAACGTCCTGCCGGTTGGGAAAGCAAAGATCGTCCTGATTTTGTACCCAAAGTTGATAAAGAATAA
- a CDS encoding transglycosylase domain-containing protein — protein MLVKAKQLLNQMTSISSVMIARIGKSDKPFYRRLWFWVGLSVGGGIVAFNYGLRTIDSSLPDKSKLNAVLREQTLTIKAGDGTVLQQQGEATREQLKLEQIPDRLKKAFIASEDRRFEQHQGVDTQGILRAVVNNVRSQNVVEGGSTITQQVARILFLTQERTIWRKLKEVRLAQKMERELTKNEILERYLNLVYLGSGAYGVGDAAWVYFSKTVDQLTLSEMATIAGLAPAPNVYAPDKNPKAAIERRNQVLQRMQEDQVITPTEQQTALQEPLTVNSNLPKRFQVEFPYFTIYVQQELPKYISADLLAAGGLVVETSLNPTWQKAAEAAVAKTLKNQGRWENFKEAALVAIDPRNGEIQAMVGGKDFSNNQFNRVTQAQRQPGSTFKGFVYAAAIATGKNPYDSYLDAPLVVDGYEPKNYSKKFYGWMNLRDALTRSINTIAVKVLIDVGYEPTIKLAQDMGIKSELKSTYSLALGSNEVNLLELTSAYGSFATQGLHTDVHGIRRILNRQGEVIWSADFQPKQSLDTDSAAIMTWMLRNVVRNGTGAAAQLNDRQVAGKTGTSDESRDLWFIGYIPQLVTGVWLGNDNNRPTYGSSSSAAYTWHEFMEKAVEGMSVEKFPERPKLEGRKATIKAQPIKPHKIINRSISDNNEESDRNDDSSSRRRKRNTQVEEQQSDYTPRRRRRYKQQEENTTSRKQRSQESSGNSSGSSRSQRRNSGSDSGSSRSSAPASRGSSESSSPKGSWRERLKPNSSAE, from the coding sequence ATGCTGGTAAAGGCAAAGCAGTTATTGAACCAGATGACGAGCATATCATCTGTGATGATTGCCAGAATTGGTAAGAGCGATAAACCTTTTTATCGTCGTTTGTGGTTTTGGGTAGGTTTAAGTGTCGGTGGAGGGATTGTTGCCTTTAATTACGGTTTGAGAACAATAGATAGTTCTTTGCCAGATAAATCCAAACTAAACGCGGTGCTGCGAGAGCAAACACTGACTATTAAAGCCGGAGATGGGACAGTTCTCCAACAACAAGGAGAAGCGACTAGGGAACAGTTAAAGCTAGAACAAATACCAGATAGGTTAAAGAAAGCTTTCATCGCTTCAGAAGACCGAAGATTTGAGCAGCATCAAGGGGTAGATACTCAAGGTATTCTCAGAGCAGTTGTGAATAATGTGCGATCGCAAAATGTGGTAGAAGGTGGTAGTACCATCACCCAACAGGTAGCGCGAATTCTCTTCCTCACCCAAGAACGGACAATCTGGCGCAAACTTAAAGAAGTCCGACTAGCTCAAAAAATGGAGCGGGAATTAACCAAAAATGAGATTTTAGAGCGTTACCTCAATTTGGTTTATTTAGGTTCTGGAGCCTACGGTGTAGGAGATGCTGCCTGGGTGTACTTTAGTAAAACGGTAGATCAACTGACTTTGTCAGAAATGGCAACCATTGCCGGACTTGCCCCTGCTCCCAACGTTTACGCCCCAGATAAGAATCCCAAAGCAGCAATAGAACGGCGAAATCAGGTGTTGCAGCGGATGCAGGAAGACCAAGTAATTACCCCCACCGAGCAACAAACTGCACTGCAAGAACCACTTACAGTTAACAGTAATTTACCCAAGCGCTTCCAAGTCGAATTTCCCTACTTTACTATCTACGTTCAGCAGGAATTACCCAAGTATATTTCAGCCGATCTATTAGCAGCAGGAGGGTTAGTAGTAGAAACCAGCTTAAACCCAACCTGGCAAAAAGCAGCAGAAGCGGCAGTTGCCAAAACTTTAAAAAATCAAGGTCGCTGGGAAAACTTTAAAGAAGCAGCTTTAGTAGCCATAGATCCCCGTAATGGAGAAATCCAGGCCATGGTGGGTGGTAAGGACTTTAGTAACAACCAGTTTAATCGTGTAACTCAGGCACAGCGTCAACCAGGATCGACATTTAAGGGATTTGTCTACGCTGCTGCGATCGCTACAGGCAAAAATCCCTATGATAGTTACCTAGATGCGCCTTTAGTAGTAGATGGTTATGAACCAAAAAATTACAGTAAAAAATTCTACGGCTGGATGAACCTCAGAGATGCCCTTACTCGCTCTATCAACACAATCGCAGTCAAAGTATTAATAGACGTGGGATATGAGCCAACAATTAAACTCGCCCAGGATATGGGCATTAAATCAGAACTTAAGTCTACTTACTCCTTGGCTCTTGGCTCTAATGAAGTTAATCTCCTCGAATTAACAAGTGCTTACGGTTCCTTTGCTACCCAAGGATTACATACAGATGTGCATGGTATTCGTCGCATCCTCAACCGACAGGGTGAAGTCATTTGGTCTGCTGATTTTCAGCCCAAACAGTCATTAGATACTGATAGTGCTGCCATTATGACCTGGATGCTACGCAACGTAGTCAGAAATGGTACTGGTGCTGCTGCCCAATTAAATGATAGACAGGTTGCCGGCAAAACTGGTACCTCTGACGAATCTCGTGATTTATGGTTTATTGGCTACATTCCCCAATTAGTCACAGGGGTTTGGCTTGGCAACGATAATAACCGCCCTACCTATGGTAGTAGTAGTAGCGCTGCTTATACCTGGCATGAATTTATGGAAAAGGCAGTAGAGGGGATGTCAGTAGAAAAATTCCCTGAACGACCTAAATTAGAAGGACGCAAAGCGACGATTAAAGCCCAACCCATAAAACCGCACAAAATTATCAATCGCTCAATCTCTGATAATAATGAAGAATCAGACAGAAACGATGATTCATCAAGTAGACGCAGAAAGAGGAATACCCAAGTAGAAGAACAACAATCAGACTATACCCCAAGGCGTAGAAGACGTTACAAACAACAAGAAGAAAATACCACATCGAGAAAGCAGCGCTCTCAAGAATCAAGTGGTAATTCTTCAGGATCATCTCGTTCACAGCGGCGAAATAGCGGCTCAGACTCAGGTTCTTCCCGTTCCTCCGCTCCTGCAAGCCGTGGCTCTTCTGAATCTTCTTCACCTAAAGGTTCTTGGCGGGAGAGGCTCAAACCCAATTCATCTGCTGAATAA
- a CDS encoding TerB family tellurite resistance protein, translating to MVNNSDVKNLVKILIGAAWIDGRIQPEERQYLREIAQAKGLANDPEIKPWLYELVSVQPKECYQWVSEYLGDHPSLEDCENLIEAISGLIYSDGEVAIEEAKLLTTLEELSKSHESTPSAYTPLLKQIQKLYRRWVDVQN from the coding sequence ATGGTTAATAATTCTGATGTCAAAAACTTAGTTAAAATTCTGATTGGAGCAGCTTGGATCGATGGCAGAATCCAACCAGAAGAACGGCAATATCTGCGCGAAATAGCTCAGGCTAAAGGCTTGGCTAATGATCCAGAGATTAAGCCTTGGTTGTATGAATTAGTTTCCGTACAGCCAAAGGAGTGCTACCAATGGGTAAGTGAGTATTTAGGCGATCATCCTAGCTTGGAAGATTGTGAAAATCTGATTGAAGCCATTAGTGGCTTGATTTACAGCGACGGTGAAGTAGCAATTGAAGAAGCCAAGCTACTAACTACATTGGAGGAATTAAGCAAGTCGCATGAATCCACGCCATCGGCTTATACCCCACTGCTTAAACAAATTCAAAAGCTTTACCGTCGTTGGGTTGATGTTCAAAATTAG
- a CDS encoding phosphate ABC transporter ATP-binding protein, with the protein MSKIIPALSVQNFSCYYDAQKIIEDVSMDIPQNKIIAIMGPSGCGKSTFLKSLNRMSELEGEVRVEGKVEFFGQNIYGRRVNLTRLRRQISIIYARANLFPMSIYDNVAYGVKVIGWHPKVELDEIVELALKSANLWEEVKNKLYKSALELSFGQQQRLCIARALAVKPQILLIDELCAGLDPMSTIKIDELIECLRSELTIVFVSHNIQQIARLSDFTALFHYNENHVGQLLEFAPTKKLVSNISDYRSRNYVSARFR; encoded by the coding sequence ATGAGTAAAATAATTCCTGCCCTTAGCGTTCAGAACTTTAGCTGTTATTATGATGCTCAAAAAATCATTGAAGATGTGTCCATGGATATTCCCCAAAATAAAATCATAGCCATTATGGGGCCTAGCGGCTGTGGAAAATCTACTTTTTTAAAATCTCTCAATCGCATGAGTGAGTTAGAAGGAGAAGTACGAGTTGAAGGGAAAGTAGAATTTTTTGGGCAAAATATTTATGGTCGTCGTGTCAACTTAACTCGGCTACGTCGTCAAATTAGTATTATCTATGCTAGAGCAAATCTTTTTCCCATGAGCATTTACGATAATGTTGCTTATGGGGTGAAAGTAATTGGATGGCATCCCAAAGTAGAATTAGATGAGATTGTTGAGTTAGCGCTCAAATCTGCTAATCTCTGGGAAGAAGTTAAAAATAAACTCTATAAATCTGCTTTAGAATTATCTTTTGGACAACAACAAAGATTGTGTATTGCCCGTGCTTTAGCAGTCAAGCCGCAAATTCTGCTCATAGATGAACTGTGTGCTGGATTAGATCCGATGTCTACCATAAAAATTGATGAACTCATCGAATGTTTGCGTTCTGAATTAACTATTGTTTTTGTCTCTCATAACATCCAACAAATTGCTCGTTTATCAGATTTCACAGCTTTATTTCACTACAACGAAAATCATGTTGGACAATTGTTAGAATTTGCCCCGACAAAGAAACTTGTCAGTAATATCAGTGATTATCGTAGTCGTAATTATGTTTCTGCGCGTTTCCGTTGA
- the folK gene encoding 2-amino-4-hydroxy-6-hydroxymethyldihydropteridine diphosphokinase gives MSTGKKWLRSPSISSKSAIPAATVAIALGSNMGDPQKILDAALETLAQTPGIIIQAKSSWYITKAIGPPQPDYLNGCAILQVSMLPQKLLATLLAIEQKFGRVRQQHWGPRTLDLDLLLYDNLILNQPNLQIPHPGMSKRAFVLVPLAEIAPNWIEPVSGRVIQDLLKEVDTYDVHLCNEGKLKLPSFKAEEP, from the coding sequence ATGAGTACGGGCAAAAAATGGCTGCGATCGCCTAGCATCTCCAGCAAAAGTGCGATCCCGGCGGCAACTGTAGCGATCGCCCTGGGTAGTAACATGGGTGATCCCCAAAAAATTTTAGATGCTGCTCTAGAGACTTTAGCTCAAACCCCAGGTATAATCATACAAGCAAAATCCAGTTGGTATATAACCAAAGCTATAGGGCCGCCTCAACCGGATTACTTGAATGGTTGCGCCATTTTACAAGTAAGTATGTTACCCCAAAAGTTATTAGCAACTTTGTTAGCAATTGAACAAAAATTTGGGCGTGTGCGTCAACAACATTGGGGTCCACGAACCTTAGATTTAGATTTGTTGTTGTATGATAATTTGATATTAAACCAGCCAAATCTCCAAATCCCCCACCCTGGAATGTCTAAGCGAGCCTTTGTATTAGTGCCGCTGGCAGAAATTGCCCCCAATTGGATAGAACCAGTCTCAGGGCGTGTAATTCAAGATTTGCTCAAAGAGGTGGACACTTATGATGTACATTTATGTAATGAGGGGAAATTAAAATTACCATCGTTCAAAGCGGAAGAACCCTGA
- a CDS encoding DUF3110 domain-containing protein: protein MRVFVLIFNAGTDNEGIHSIRVGNRNKIMMFESEDDATRFALMLEAQDFPTPTIEVMDAEDIKEFCEGAGFDWEVVPENGDLIMPPELNVEETDWQLEDETQDTDDSFPPGAVAETEQEIPDSELERIRRKLEGLL from the coding sequence ATGCGTGTTTTTGTACTAATTTTTAACGCTGGCACTGATAATGAAGGGATTCACTCGATTCGGGTTGGTAATCGTAACAAAATCATGATGTTCGAGTCTGAAGATGATGCCACGCGTTTTGCTTTAATGTTAGAAGCTCAAGATTTCCCCACACCGACAATTGAAGTTATGGATGCTGAGGATATTAAGGAGTTCTGTGAAGGTGCTGGGTTTGACTGGGAAGTTGTGCCAGAAAACGGGGATTTAATCATGCCCCCAGAATTAAATGTGGAAGAAACTGATTGGCAACTCGAAGACGAAACACAGGATACTGATGATTCCTTTCCTCCGGGTGCAGTAGCTGAAACAGAACAGGAAATACCTGATTCTGAGCTAGAGAGGATTCGTCGCAAACTCGAAGGGTTATTGTAA